A genome region from Streptomyces xanthophaeus includes the following:
- the leuE gene encoding leucine efflux protein LeuE, with translation MLGVTDLPTYLAGLVLIILLPGPNSLYVLSVAARRGVRTGYKAAAGVFTGDAVLMLLTAVGAGALLRASPLVFTVVKFLGAGYLAWLAVGMMRGAWALWRTRAERAEAEAAVPADPAENERPYRRALLISLLNPKAILFLMSFFVQFVDPSYAYPALSFLLLGGLLQTGSFLYLTMLIFGGTRLSAAFRRRKRLSAGATSAAGVLFLGFAAKLAVS, from the coding sequence ATGCTGGGTGTGACAGATCTTCCGACTTATCTCGCCGGCCTGGTGCTGATCATTCTGCTGCCGGGACCGAACTCCCTCTACGTGCTCTCCGTGGCCGCCCGCCGCGGGGTGCGCACCGGGTACAAGGCCGCCGCCGGGGTGTTCACCGGCGACGCCGTGCTCATGCTGCTGACCGCCGTGGGCGCCGGCGCGCTGCTGCGGGCGAGCCCGCTGGTGTTCACCGTGGTGAAGTTCCTCGGAGCCGGCTACCTGGCGTGGCTGGCCGTGGGGATGATGCGGGGCGCCTGGGCGCTGTGGCGCACGCGCGCGGAGCGGGCCGAGGCGGAGGCCGCCGTCCCCGCCGACCCGGCCGAGAACGAGCGGCCCTACCGGCGGGCGCTGCTGATCAGCCTCCTGAACCCGAAGGCCATCCTCTTCCTGATGTCCTTCTTCGTGCAGTTCGTGGACCCGTCCTACGCCTACCCGGCGCTGTCCTTCCTGCTCCTGGGCGGTCTGCTGCAGACGGGCAGCTTCCTGTACCTGACGATGCTGATCTTCGGAGGGACCCGCCTGTCGGCGGCCTTCCGGCGTCGCAAGCGGCTGTCGGCCGGGGCCACCTCGGCGGCGGGCGTGCTCTTCCTCGGCTTCGCGGCCAAGCTCGCCGTCAGCTGA
- a CDS encoding acyl-CoA mutase large subunit family protein, translating into MANTESGIPIEPVYGPGDLTGWDPADELGQPGDFPYTRGIYPNMYTGRPWTMRQYAGFGTAAESNARYRQLIEGGGTGLSVAFDLPTQMGHDSDAPLARGEVGKVGVAVDSLDDMRTLFDGIPLDRVSTSMTINAPAALLLLLYQLVAEEQGILGTQLTGTVQNDVLKEYIARGTYIFPPGPSLRLTADTFRYCRAEIPRWNTISISGYHMAEAGASPAQEVAFTLADGIAYVRTALAAGMVVDEFAPRLSFFFVARTTLLEEVAKFRAARRIWARVMRETFGARDPKSLMLRFHTQTAGVQLTAQQPELNLVRVAVQALAAVLGGTQSLHTNSFDEAIALPTEKSARLALRTQQVLAYETDVPHTVDPFAGSYAVERMTDELEAAALALMRRIEDQGGAVAAIEAGFQKAEIERNAYRIAQETENGERVVVGVNRFTLEREEPYEPLRVDPAIEARQCAALARLRAERDGATVTAALAALKEAAAGTANVLYPMKAALRARATVGEVCGALREVWGTYEPTGSTW; encoded by the coding sequence ATGGCCAACACCGAGAGCGGAATCCCCATCGAACCCGTCTACGGGCCCGGCGACCTGACGGGGTGGGACCCGGCGGACGAGCTCGGGCAGCCGGGCGACTTCCCCTACACAAGGGGGATTTATCCGAACATGTACACCGGTCGGCCGTGGACGATGCGGCAGTACGCGGGCTTCGGCACCGCCGCCGAGTCCAACGCCCGCTACCGGCAGCTCATCGAGGGCGGCGGCACCGGGCTCTCCGTCGCCTTCGACCTGCCGACCCAGATGGGGCACGACTCCGACGCTCCCCTCGCCCGGGGCGAGGTCGGCAAGGTCGGCGTCGCCGTCGACTCGCTCGACGACATGCGGACGCTCTTCGACGGGATCCCCCTCGACCGGGTCTCCACCTCGATGACGATCAACGCGCCCGCCGCGCTGCTCCTGCTGCTCTACCAGCTGGTGGCGGAGGAACAGGGCATCTTGGGCACGCAGCTGACGGGGACGGTCCAGAACGACGTGCTGAAGGAGTACATCGCGCGCGGGACGTACATCTTCCCGCCCGGCCCCTCGCTGCGGCTGACGGCCGACACCTTCCGCTACTGCCGGGCCGAGATCCCCCGGTGGAACACCATCTCCATCTCCGGCTACCACATGGCCGAAGCCGGCGCCTCGCCCGCGCAGGAAGTGGCCTTCACCCTCGCCGACGGCATCGCCTACGTCCGTACCGCCCTGGCGGCGGGCATGGTGGTCGACGAATTCGCGCCCCGGCTCTCCTTCTTCTTCGTCGCCCGCACCACCCTGCTGGAGGAGGTCGCGAAGTTCCGCGCGGCCCGGCGGATCTGGGCCCGCGTCATGCGGGAGACGTTCGGGGCCCGGGATCCGAAGTCGCTCATGCTGCGCTTCCACACCCAGACGGCAGGGGTCCAGCTCACCGCACAGCAGCCGGAACTCAATCTCGTACGGGTGGCCGTGCAGGCCCTGGCCGCCGTCCTCGGCGGCACGCAGTCGCTGCACACCAACTCCTTCGACGAGGCGATCGCGCTCCCGACCGAGAAGTCCGCCCGCCTCGCGCTGCGCACCCAGCAGGTCCTCGCGTACGAGACGGACGTACCGCACACCGTGGACCCCTTCGCCGGGTCGTACGCGGTGGAGCGCATGACGGACGAACTGGAGGCGGCGGCCCTCGCGCTCATGCGCCGGATCGAGGACCAGGGCGGGGCGGTGGCCGCGATCGAGGCCGGGTTCCAGAAGGCCGAGATCGAGCGGAACGCCTACCGCATCGCGCAGGAGACCGAGAACGGGGAGCGGGTGGTGGTCGGGGTCAACCGCTTCACGCTGGAGCGCGAGGAACCCTACGAGCCGCTGCGCGTGGACCCGGCGATCGAGGCACGGCAGTGCGCGGCACTGGCCCGGCTGCGGGCCGAGCGCGACGGGGCGACGGTGACGGCGGCGCTCGCGGCCCTGAAGGAGGCGGCGGCGGGTACGGCGAACGTGCTCTACCCGATGAAGGCGGCGCTGCGCGCCCGGGCCACGGTGGGGGAAGTGTGCGGGGCGCTGCGGGAGGTCTGGGGGACCTACGAGCCCACCGGTTCCACCTGGTGA
- a CDS encoding L,D-transpeptidase family protein, producing the protein MQRQRVIIRTIGVATAVALAATACGPQKTEPAASASSVSSSPTAGASPEASPSTDNKPGEASASPSASASASASGSPSASPSPSVKQIMANGDENEQVRELQARLRQLKLMSVAPTGFYGSKTTAAVKTFQSKHGLNATGSVDEATWKKIEGASKKPTADELRPSTVNEVDAPDPRCMQGRVMCISKESRTLAWMIDGKVVSTMDVRFGSENTPTREGVFNVGWKAKEWTSTIYHTPMPYAMFFSGGQAVHYSADFAARGYNGASHGCVNVRDKGKLSALFDAVQVGDKVVVYW; encoded by the coding sequence ATGCAGCGCCAGAGAGTCATAATCCGCACGATCGGGGTGGCAACCGCCGTCGCGCTCGCCGCGACCGCCTGCGGACCGCAGAAGACGGAGCCTGCCGCCTCCGCCTCCTCGGTTTCGTCCTCGCCCACGGCGGGCGCCTCCCCCGAAGCCTCACCCTCCACCGACAACAAGCCCGGCGAGGCCTCGGCGTCGCCGTCCGCCTCCGCCTCCGCTTCCGCGTCGGGCTCCCCCTCGGCCTCCCCTTCGCCCTCGGTGAAGCAGATCATGGCCAACGGCGACGAGAACGAGCAGGTGCGCGAGCTCCAGGCCCGGCTGCGCCAGCTCAAGCTGATGTCGGTCGCGCCGACCGGCTTCTACGGCTCCAAGACGACCGCCGCGGTCAAGACCTTCCAGTCGAAGCACGGCCTGAACGCGACCGGCTCGGTCGACGAGGCCACCTGGAAGAAGATCGAGGGCGCCAGCAAGAAGCCCACCGCCGACGAGCTGCGTCCCTCGACCGTCAACGAGGTCGACGCCCCGGACCCGCGCTGCATGCAGGGCCGCGTCATGTGCATCAGCAAGGAGAGCCGCACCCTCGCCTGGATGATCGACGGCAAGGTCGTCTCGACGATGGACGTGCGCTTCGGCTCCGAGAACACCCCGACCCGTGAGGGCGTGTTCAACGTGGGCTGGAAGGCCAAGGAGTGGACGTCGACGATCTACCACACGCCGATGCCGTACGCGATGTTCTTCAGTGGCGGCCAGGCGGTGCACTACTCGGCCGACTTCGCGGCCCGCGGCTACAACGGGGCCTCGCACGGCTGCGTGAACGTCCGGGACAAGGGCAAGCTCTCGGCGCTGTTCGACGCGGTGCAGGTCGGCGACAAGGTCGTCGTCTACTGGTGA
- a CDS encoding RNA polymerase sigma factor, whose product MLGDDAELTAAVLAAQDGDENAFRAVYRAVHPRLLGYVRTLVGDGDAEDVTSEAWLQIARDLDSFTGDADRFRGWAARIARNRALDHIRMRGRRPAIGGDDTELTSWAAECDTAGAAMESLSTGRTMALIAQLPQDQAEAVVLRVVVGLDAKSAAETLGKRPGAVRTAAHRGLKKLAELLGPEGGSEPDPDTGSDAGPAVGHNARGQAWGGGGGRDLDAVPAQRGRSGGFAEQTGVTDSRWRTQKDM is encoded by the coding sequence TTGCTGGGGGACGACGCGGAGCTGACCGCCGCGGTGCTCGCGGCACAGGACGGCGACGAGAACGCGTTCCGTGCTGTGTACCGCGCCGTGCACCCACGGCTGCTGGGATACGTACGCACGCTCGTCGGGGACGGCGACGCCGAGGACGTGACTTCGGAGGCCTGGCTGCAGATCGCCCGCGACCTCGACTCCTTCACCGGCGACGCCGACCGCTTCCGCGGCTGGGCGGCCCGCATCGCCCGCAACCGTGCCCTCGACCACATCCGCATGCGCGGCCGCCGCCCCGCCATCGGCGGCGACGACACCGAGCTGACGAGCTGGGCCGCCGAGTGCGACACCGCCGGCGCGGCCATGGAGTCCCTCTCCACCGGGCGGACCATGGCGCTCATCGCGCAGCTTCCGCAGGACCAGGCCGAGGCCGTCGTCCTGCGCGTCGTGGTCGGGCTGGACGCCAAGAGCGCGGCCGAGACCCTGGGCAAGCGGCCCGGCGCCGTACGGACCGCGGCCCACCGGGGCCTGAAGAAGCTGGCCGAGCTGCTCGGCCCGGAGGGCGGCTCCGAGCCGGACCCGGACACCGGCTCCGATGCGGGCCCGGCGGTCGGCCATAATGCCCGTGGCCAGGCATGGGGCGGCGGGGGCGGGAGGGATCTCGACGCCGTACCCGCGCAGCGTGGCCGGAGCGGGGGCTTCGCAGAACAAACCGGTGTGACGGATTCACGTTGGCGGACGCAGAAGGACATGTGA
- a CDS encoding 2-oxo-4-hydroxy-4-carboxy-5-ureidoimidazoline decarboxylase yields MAVHPRRAPRSPLLSSHLPAQAPGRTSRTGTGGGPGPSHGFGLARFNALSPEAARAVLLHCCGSRRWAHRVAAHRPYPDTGSLIAAADEASYDLSQGDLTEALAAECSAELDHGAPYAALLALDAAHAEYERKFGHAFVICLDGHPPEEQADQLLGAIRRRMGHEVDEERSISADELRRVAQSRLRDLTRWLTSPDGLTATEIGLFAPVG; encoded by the coding sequence GTGGCGGTACACCCCCGCCGCGCCCCGAGGAGCCCCCTGCTGTCCAGCCACCTTCCGGCACAGGCCCCAGGGCGCACCTCCCGGACCGGAACCGGGGGAGGTCCCGGCCCTTCCCACGGCTTCGGACTGGCCCGTTTCAACGCCCTGTCCCCCGAAGCCGCCCGGGCCGTCCTGCTGCACTGCTGCGGAAGCCGACGCTGGGCGCACCGGGTGGCGGCCCACCGCCCCTACCCGGATACCGGGTCCCTCATCGCCGCCGCCGACGAGGCCTCGTACGACCTCTCGCAGGGCGATCTGACCGAGGCGCTGGCCGCGGAGTGCTCGGCGGAGCTGGACCACGGGGCTCCGTACGCCGCACTGCTGGCCCTCGACGCGGCCCACGCGGAGTACGAACGGAAGTTCGGCCACGCCTTCGTGATCTGCCTCGACGGACACCCTCCGGAGGAGCAGGCCGACCAGCTGCTGGGCGCGATCCGCCGGCGGATGGGCCACGAGGTCGACGAGGAGCGCTCGATCTCCGCGGACGAGCTGCGCCGTGTCGCACAGTCCCGGCTCCGGGATCTGACACGCTGGCTGACCTCGCCGGATGGGCTGACTGCCACGGAAATCGGGCTATTCGCCCCTGTGGGATAG
- the sdhC gene encoding succinate dehydrogenase, cytochrome b556 subunit, with amino-acid sequence MPAGTLYRGREGMWSWVAHRVTGVLIFFFLFVHVLDTALVRVSPEAYDDVVATYKTPIVALLEYGLVAAILFHALNGLRVIAVDFWSKGPRYQKQMLWTVVVTWIVLMGGALYPVLGHAYLELFGK; translated from the coding sequence GTGCCGGCTGGAACGTTGTACCGCGGCCGGGAAGGAATGTGGTCCTGGGTGGCTCATCGAGTCACCGGCGTCCTCATTTTCTTCTTCCTGTTCGTACACGTCCTCGACACCGCTCTCGTTCGCGTCTCCCCCGAGGCGTACGACGATGTCGTGGCTACCTACAAGACTCCGATCGTCGCGCTGCTGGAGTACGGCCTCGTCGCCGCCATCCTCTTCCACGCGCTCAACGGTCTCCGTGTCATCGCCGTGGACTTCTGGTCCAAGGGCCCGCGCTACCAGAAGCAGATGCTCTGGACCGTCGTGGTCACCTGGATCGTGCTGATGGGCGGGGCTCTGTACCCCGTCCTGGGCCACGCCTACCTTGAACTGTTCGGGAAGTGA
- a CDS encoding succinate dehydrogenase hydrophobic membrane anchor subunit, which yields MSSDTSFEKGVGDVEGVSLYDVDNPAPYIEAPRKRTGKTPRSTRGNFEMVAWLFMRLSGIVLVVLVIGHLLIQLVLDGGVSKIGFAFVAGRWASPFWQVWDLLMLWLAMLHGANGLRTVINDYAERANTRLWLKGLLYTATVFTILLGTLVIFTFDPNIR from the coding sequence ATGTCTTCTGACACTTCTTTCGAAAAGGGCGTCGGTGACGTGGAGGGCGTGTCCCTCTACGACGTCGACAACCCGGCGCCGTACATCGAGGCCCCGCGCAAGCGGACCGGCAAGACCCCGCGCTCGACCCGCGGGAACTTCGAGATGGTCGCGTGGCTCTTCATGCGCCTCTCGGGCATCGTGCTCGTCGTCCTGGTCATCGGCCACCTGCTGATCCAGCTGGTGCTCGACGGCGGCGTGTCCAAGATCGGCTTCGCCTTCGTGGCCGGCCGCTGGGCGTCCCCGTTCTGGCAGGTCTGGGACCTGCTGATGCTGTGGCTGGCCATGCTGCACGGCGCCAACGGTCTGCGTACCGTCATCAACGACTACGCGGAGCGTGCCAACACGCGGCTGTGGCTGAAGGGCCTGCTCTACACCGCCACGGTGTTCACCATCCTTCTGGGCACGCTGGTGATCTTCACCTTCGACCCGAACATCCGCTAG
- the sdhA gene encoding succinate dehydrogenase flavoprotein subunit has translation MKIHKYDTVIVGAGGAGMRAAIESTKRSRTAVLTKLYPTRSHTGAAQGGMAAALANVEEDNWEWHTFDTVKGGDYLVDQDAAEILAKEAIDAVLDLEKMGLPFNRTPDGTIDQRRFGGHSRNHGEAPVRRSCYAADRTGHMILQTLYQNCVKEGVEFFNEFYVLDQLLVEEDGVKKSAGVVAYELATGEIHVFQAKAVIYASGGTGKFFKVTSNAHTLTGDGQAACYRRGLPLEDMEFFQFHPTGIWRMGILLTEGARGEGGILRNKDGERFMEKYAPVMKDLASRDVVSRSIYTEIREGRGCGPAGDHVYLDLTHLPPEQLDAKLPDITEFARTYLGIEPYTDPIPIQPTAHYAMGGIPTNVEGEVLSDNTTVVPGLYAAGEVACVSVHGANRLGTNSLLDINVFGKRSGIAAARYSQENDYVELPENPAQQVVDLVEHLRNSTGNERVADLRLELQETMDACVMVFRTEQTIKTAVEKIAELRERYKNVSVQDKGKRFNTDLLEAIELGNLLDLAEVMAVSALARKESRGGHYREDYPNRDDVNFMRHTMAYREVGDDGKDSVRLDYKPVVVTRYQPMERKY, from the coding sequence ATGAAGATCCACAAGTACGACACCGTCATCGTCGGCGCGGGCGGCGCGGGCATGCGCGCCGCCATCGAGTCGACGAAGCGCAGCCGCACCGCGGTGCTGACGAAGCTCTACCCGACCCGCTCCCACACGGGCGCCGCGCAGGGCGGCATGGCCGCCGCGCTGGCCAACGTGGAAGAGGACAACTGGGAGTGGCACACCTTCGACACGGTCAAGGGCGGTGACTACCTGGTCGACCAGGACGCCGCCGAGATCCTGGCGAAGGAGGCCATCGACGCGGTCCTCGACCTGGAGAAGATGGGCCTGCCGTTCAACCGCACCCCGGACGGCACCATCGACCAGCGCCGCTTCGGCGGTCACTCGCGCAACCACGGCGAGGCCCCGGTCCGCCGGTCCTGCTACGCCGCGGACCGCACCGGTCACATGATCCTCCAGACGCTGTACCAGAACTGCGTCAAGGAGGGCGTGGAGTTCTTCAACGAGTTCTACGTCCTGGACCAGCTCCTGGTCGAGGAGGACGGCGTCAAGAAGTCGGCCGGTGTGGTCGCGTACGAGCTCGCCACCGGCGAGATCCACGTGTTCCAGGCCAAGGCCGTCATCTACGCCTCCGGCGGCACCGGCAAGTTCTTCAAGGTGACCTCCAACGCGCACACCCTCACGGGTGACGGCCAGGCGGCCTGCTACCGCCGCGGCCTGCCGCTGGAGGACATGGAGTTCTTCCAGTTCCACCCGACGGGCATCTGGCGCATGGGCATCCTGCTGACGGAGGGCGCCCGCGGTGAGGGCGGCATCCTCCGCAACAAGGACGGCGAGCGCTTCATGGAGAAGTACGCGCCGGTCATGAAGGACCTCGCGTCCCGTGACGTCGTCTCGCGCTCCATCTACACCGAGATCCGTGAGGGCCGCGGCTGCGGTCCCGCCGGTGACCACGTGTACCTGGACCTGACGCACCTGCCGCCGGAGCAGCTCGACGCGAAGCTCCCGGACATCACCGAGTTCGCGCGCACCTACCTGGGCATCGAGCCGTACACGGACCCGATCCCGATCCAGCCCACCGCGCACTACGCCATGGGCGGCATCCCGACCAACGTCGAGGGTGAGGTCCTCAGCGACAACACCACCGTCGTCCCGGGCCTGTACGCGGCCGGCGAGGTCGCGTGCGTGTCGGTGCACGGCGCGAACCGCCTCGGCACCAACTCGCTGCTGGACATCAACGTCTTCGGCAAGCGCTCCGGCATCGCCGCGGCCAGGTACTCCCAGGAGAACGACTACGTCGAGCTCCCGGAGAACCCGGCGCAGCAGGTCGTCGACCTCGTCGAGCACCTGCGCAACTCCACGGGCAACGAGCGGGTCGCCGACCTGCGTCTGGAGCTCCAGGAGACGATGGACGCGTGCGTGATGGTGTTCCGTACGGAGCAGACCATCAAGACCGCGGTCGAGAAGATCGCAGAGCTGCGCGAGCGCTACAAGAACGTGTCCGTCCAGGACAAGGGCAAGCGCTTCAACACGGACCTGCTGGAGGCCATCGAGCTGGGCAACCTGCTCGACCTGGCCGAGGTCATGGCCGTGTCCGCGCTGGCGCGCAAGGAGTCCCGCGGCGGTCACTACCGCGAGGACTACCCGAACCGCGACGACGTCAACTTCATGCGCCACACCATGGCGTACCGCGAGGTCGGCGACGACGGCAAGGACTCCGTCCGGCTGGACTACAAGCCCGTCGTCGTCACCCGCTACCAGCCGATGGAGCGTAAGTACTGA
- a CDS encoding succinate dehydrogenase iron-sulfur subunit, whose product MATPTLDKMEAAAAASPFITVTFRIRRFNPEISEESTWQDFQVEIDPKERVLDGLHKIKWDLDGTLTFRRSCAHGICGSDAMRINGKNRLACKTLIKDINPEKPITVEAIKGLTVMKDLVVDMEPFFQAYRDVMPFLVTKGNEPTRERLQSAEDRERFDDTTKCILCAACTSSCPVFWNDGQYFGPAAIVNAHRFIFDSRDEAGEQRLEILNDKDGVWRCRTTFNCTDACPRGIEVTKAIQEVKRALITRRF is encoded by the coding sequence ATGGCCACCCCCACCCTGGACAAGATGGAGGCGGCGGCCGCCGCCTCGCCGTTCATCACGGTCACCTTCCGGATCCGCCGCTTCAACCCGGAGATCTCCGAGGAGTCGACCTGGCAGGATTTCCAGGTCGAGATCGACCCGAAGGAGCGCGTGCTCGACGGTCTCCACAAGATCAAGTGGGACCTCGACGGCACGCTGACCTTCCGCCGCTCGTGCGCGCACGGCATCTGCGGCTCCGACGCGATGCGGATCAACGGCAAGAACAGGCTCGCCTGCAAGACGCTGATCAAGGACATCAACCCGGAGAAGCCGATCACCGTCGAGGCCATCAAGGGCCTCACGGTGATGAAGGACCTTGTCGTCGACATGGAGCCCTTCTTCCAGGCGTACCGCGACGTCATGCCGTTCCTGGTCACCAAGGGCAACGAGCCGACGCGCGAGCGTCTGCAGTCCGCCGAGGACCGCGAGCGCTTCGACGACACCACCAAGTGCATCCTGTGCGCCGCGTGCACGTCCTCGTGCCCGGTGTTCTGGAACGACGGCCAGTACTTCGGCCCGGCGGCGATCGTCAACGCGCACCGCTTCATCTTCGACTCGCGTGACGAGGCCGGCGAGCAGCGGCTGGAGATCCTGAACGACAAGGACGGCGTGTGGCGCTGCCGCACGACCTTCAACTGCACCGACGCGTGCCCGCGTGGCATCGAGGTCACGAAGGCGATCCAGGAAGTCAAGCGCGCACTGATCACGCGCCGCTTCTAG
- a CDS encoding DUF4132 domain-containing protein encodes MGMVTFIDGPTGRARSRTTAGSAQDAAVVAGRFLRTALARSTPNYVYEEQLDAMRRLPERDRRLLVEEFAARYRRQCDTEPVRVKLLTQIVLVGEGLDALPLPQERAAQLERISRTYCLWWADRYEAFAMAEIATGRTIAPAVVAAVRRSAMGADGAGTLARLAGQLTTPVLNAGEEWAERAMADERWHELLAYALTARAAKPSAAWEKGGRALLGRLGGDDAREAVVAWLALVGRPRTVELERGPYEPDVNNAFDPFNANALRGLAWLLSFLPPHPGTVRALGALAQSALSKVAGMGPRNPKVANAAVNSLARMEGDAALAELARLGTRVTYKGTAKLIDAALGARAATLGLSREEIEELAVPAHGLTEVGRAAFRLGEATALLEVRGSRAVVGWRNAAGKQVKSVPATVRRDHAEELKELKTTAKDIDKALSAQAERLDGQFLALRRWEYGHWRVRYLDHPLVGTLARRLIWTVDGTAVGFADGRLRTLTGAPLDQDTAHATVELWHPVGREPAEVVAWRHWLERYAVTQPFKQAHREVYLLTDTERSTGTHSDRFAAHVLRQHQFHSLAAARGWRNKLRLCVDDGAPPATRELPHWGLRAEYWIEGDGQEYGVDTTESGSYLRLRTDQVRFYPIGAPQNEEGAYGGAYTMCVRDGQGPVGPLALTEIPALVLSEVLRDVGLFVGVAGIGSDPARADDGGPGVPDHRPAPPPMP; translated from the coding sequence ATGGGAATGGTGACCTTCATCGACGGGCCGACCGGCCGGGCCCGCTCGCGGACGACCGCCGGCAGCGCGCAGGACGCCGCGGTGGTGGCGGGCAGGTTCCTCCGTACGGCCCTGGCCCGCTCGACCCCGAACTACGTCTACGAGGAGCAGCTCGACGCGATGCGGCGGCTTCCGGAGCGGGACCGGCGCCTGCTCGTGGAGGAGTTCGCCGCCCGTTACCGGCGGCAGTGCGACACGGAGCCGGTGCGGGTGAAGCTGCTGACGCAGATCGTGCTCGTCGGCGAGGGCCTGGACGCGTTGCCGCTGCCGCAGGAGCGGGCCGCCCAGCTGGAGCGCATCTCCCGGACCTACTGCTTGTGGTGGGCGGACCGGTACGAGGCCTTCGCCATGGCCGAGATCGCCACCGGGCGCACGATTGCCCCGGCCGTCGTCGCGGCCGTCCGGCGCAGCGCCATGGGCGCGGACGGCGCCGGCACCCTCGCCCGGCTCGCCGGACAGCTCACCACGCCCGTGCTCAACGCCGGTGAGGAATGGGCGGAGCGGGCGATGGCGGACGAGCGGTGGCACGAGCTGCTCGCGTACGCGCTGACCGCCAGGGCCGCCAAGCCCTCCGCCGCGTGGGAGAAAGGCGGCCGCGCGCTCCTCGGCCGCCTCGGCGGCGACGACGCCCGCGAGGCCGTGGTGGCCTGGCTGGCCCTCGTCGGGCGGCCGCGGACCGTCGAGCTGGAGCGCGGCCCGTACGAACCGGACGTCAACAACGCCTTCGACCCCTTCAACGCCAACGCCCTGCGCGGCCTGGCATGGCTGCTGTCCTTCCTCCCGCCGCACCCCGGCACGGTCCGCGCGCTCGGCGCACTGGCGCAGAGCGCGCTGAGCAAGGTCGCCGGGATGGGGCCGCGCAACCCGAAGGTGGCCAACGCCGCCGTCAACTCCCTGGCCCGCATGGAGGGTGACGCCGCCCTCGCCGAACTCGCCCGCCTGGGTACCCGGGTGACGTACAAGGGCACCGCCAAGCTCATCGACGCGGCCCTGGGTGCGCGGGCCGCCACGCTCGGCCTCAGCCGTGAGGAGATCGAGGAACTGGCCGTCCCCGCACACGGGTTGACCGAGGTGGGCCGGGCCGCGTTCCGGCTGGGGGAGGCCACCGCGCTGCTGGAGGTGCGCGGGAGCCGGGCCGTGGTCGGCTGGCGCAACGCGGCGGGCAAGCAGGTCAAGAGCGTCCCCGCCACCGTGCGCCGGGACCACGCCGAGGAGCTCAAGGAGCTCAAGACCACGGCCAAGGACATCGACAAGGCACTGTCGGCGCAGGCGGAGCGGCTCGACGGGCAGTTCCTGGCCCTGCGCCGGTGGGAGTACGGGCACTGGCGCGTGCGGTACCTCGACCACCCGCTGGTCGGAACCCTGGCGCGGCGGCTGATCTGGACCGTGGACGGCACGGCCGTCGGCTTCGCGGACGGGCGGCTGCGCACGCTCACGGGCGCCCCCCTGGACCAGGACACCGCGCACGCCACCGTCGAGCTGTGGCACCCCGTCGGCCGGGAGCCCGCCGAGGTGGTCGCCTGGCGGCACTGGCTGGAGCGGTACGCCGTGACGCAGCCCTTCAAGCAGGCCCACCGCGAGGTGTACCTGCTGACCGACACCGAGCGCAGCACGGGCACCCACTCCGACCGCTTCGCCGCGCACGTCCTGCGCCAGCACCAGTTCCACTCGCTGGCAGCGGCCCGGGGGTGGCGCAACAAGCTGCGCCTGTGCGTGGACGACGGAGCTCCGCCGGCCACCCGGGAGCTGCCGCACTGGGGACTGCGCGCCGAGTACTGGATCGAGGGCGACGGGCAGGAGTACGGGGTCGACACCACCGAGTCCGGGAGTTACCTGCGGCTGCGGACCGACCAGGTGCGCTTCTACCCGATCGGCGCCCCGCAGAACGAGGAGGGCGCGTACGGCGGCGCGTACACGATGTGCGTGCGCGACGGCCAAGGCCCCGTCGGCCCGCTGGCGCTCACGGAGATACCGGCGCTGGTGCTGAGCGAGGTGCTGCGGGACGTCGGCCTCTTCGTCGGCGTGGCCGGCATCGGCAGCGATCCGGCCCGGGCCGACGACGGCGGCCCCGGCGTCCCCGATCACCGGCCGGCTCCGCCGCCGATGCCCTGA